TGTTGTCCTAGGTGTAATCATTATAGGATTCATAGCTATGTGCATGTTTAGATGTAGAAAACCATAGTTGTTGCTAACTAATCTAAAGCACATTTTTTGTTTTTATCTTCGTACATGTAATCATTATTATTTATCAATGAATACAATGATAATACCTACCCTAAGTTCTTAAGCTTTGAGAACAATGATCCTTATTAGGTTTGGATATGGGTATATGCCGTCTATGTGGATATAGCAGTAAAACTATTAGTAGTGTTATTGGAGTTTGTGTAGAATGTTTAAGAAGTGATATTGATGCTCTCAGAATAGCTATGGAAGTTCATAAGAGATATAGAGAAAGTGTAGGATTGTCTATAGAACCTCCTAGAGATCCTAGCGGAGTGAAATGCGTATTGTGTGTTAATGAATGTTCTATTCCTGTTAATGGATATGGTTTCTGCGGTATATGGAGGAATAGTGGAGATGATCTAAAATTCGTTGAGCCTCCCGGATATGGTGTTCTTCATATGTATCTAGATCCTTTGCCAACAAATTGTGTAGCAACACCTGTGTGTCCTGCCGTTACTGGTGCTGGTTATCCTAAGTATAGCGTCTATCCTGGACCCGAGTATGGGTACTATAATTTAGCCGTATTTTTTGCTGGATGTAACCTCAATTGTATTTTTTGCCAGAATTGGCAACATAAGGATATAGCTGTATCATCAAAGCTTAGAAAGCGTTACTTAACATCTGTTGATCAACTTGTTAAAGAAGCTACCGAAAACACCAGAGTATCTTGTGTATGCTTCTTCGGTGGAGACCCTGGACCACACTCGATATATGCTCTTGAGGCAGCTAGAAAGATCTTAAGGTATAGTTCAGAAAATAATGTTGTTAAGAGAATTTGTTGGGAGACAAATGGTTTAGAAAATCCAAAGGTAATGAGGGAAATGGCTAAACTGAGTCTTGAGAGTGGAGGTATTGTTAAAATTGATTGGAAGGCATACACTCCCAATGTGTATCAAGCTCTCA
This sequence is a window from Ignisphaera sp.. Protein-coding genes within it:
- a CDS encoding radical SAM protein; amino-acid sequence: MGICRLCGYSSKTISSVIGVCVECLRSDIDALRIAMEVHKRYRESVGLSIEPPRDPSGVKCVLCVNECSIPVNGYGFCGIWRNSGDDLKFVEPPGYGVLHMYLDPLPTNCVATPVCPAVTGAGYPKYSVYPGPEYGYYNLAVFFAGCNLNCIFCQNWQHKDIAVSSKLRKRYLTSVDQLVKEATENTRVSCVCFFGGDPGPHSIYALEAARKILRYSSENNVVKRICWETNGLENPKVMREMAKLSLESGGIVKIDWKAYTPNVYQALTGVDGYRAIERIKENIVLLANMSRERKEIPLLVISILLVPGYVDGEEVEGMAKYVSSIDKTIPIVLLAFHPDHLLRDLPPTSISHVRKSVEILKTYGIENVFVGNEWLLGYFY